In a genomic window of Carassius gibelio isolate Cgi1373 ecotype wild population from Czech Republic chromosome A3, carGib1.2-hapl.c, whole genome shotgun sequence:
- the LOC127951842 gene encoding B9 domain-containing protein 1, protein MTSNNPAVFLLMVNGQIEAADFPEYDDLYCKYCFVYGHDWAPTSGLEEGISQITSKGGGSQSLVWNFPLDITFKSTNPFGWPQIVVSVYGPDTFGNDVVRGYGAVHIPFTPGKHTKTIPMFVPESTSRLQRFTSWLMGRRPEYTDPKVVAQGEGREVTRVRSQGFVTLQFNIVTKDMKKLGYETTSEHSAATGLPRTSQQL, encoded by the exons ATGACCTCAAACAATCCAGCAGTTTTTCTTCTCATGGTTAATGGGCAAATCGAAGCAGCCGAT TTCCCAGAATATGATGATCTTTACTGCAAGTATTGCTTTGTTTATGGACACGACTGGGCGCCCACATCA GGCTTGGAAGAGGGAATTTCTCAAATAACATCAAAAGGTGGAGGATCTCAGAGTTTGGTGTGGAATTTCCCATTGGACATCACATTCAAAAGCACGAACCCATTTGGCT ggCCCCAGATTGTGGTTAGTGTGTATGGCCCTGACACTTTTGGAAATGATGTTGTGAGAGGTTACGGAGCCGTACACATCCCGTTTACACCTGGAAA ACACACCAAGACCATTCCTATGTTTGTTCCCGAATCTACATCAAGACTTCAGAGGTTCACAAG CTGGCTGATGGGACGGCGTCCAGAGTACACAGATCCCAAGGTTGTTGCCCAAGGAGAGGGAAGAGAAG ttACGAGGGTGCGCTCACAAGGTTTTGTTACACTGCAGTTCAACATTGTGACTAAAGACATGAAGAAACTGGGTTATGAAACTACATCAGAGCATTCAGCTGCTACAGGACTGCCAAGAACATCACAACAGCTTTAA